One Tolypothrix bouteillei VB521301 DNA window includes the following coding sequences:
- a CDS encoding serine/threonine-protein kinase encodes MLCCLNPDCPNPLNPDGINYCQSCGTPLVPLLRGHYRVTNVLSDEGGFGKTYLAEDVDKLNERCVVKQLAPKVQGTWAIKKAIESFQQEAQRLQELGKHQQIPTLLAYFEEAHYLYLVQEFIDGQNLLRELQQRGAYGEIAIRKLLLNLLPVLQFIHEHGVIHRDIKPQNIMRRSPFSPTNLQKRKNLSSLLGTIEGELVLIDFGASKQLSETVKTKPGTTIGTRGYSPLEQMQDGEAHPASDLFSLGATCFHLMTGVSPATLWTENGYSWMTSWRQYLKSPISNGLGKVIDKLLKKAIRERYQSANEVLQDLSSYSLVTPQSSQSFLLQRGLLLSTTILFLGFGGIWYMKDSSLLNPLAESQSSPLKTLNGHSNLVTSVAVSSTSKSAMLASSSFDTTVKLWNLVTKTEIATLEGNAGSVHSVAISPDGQIVASGNGNNTIKLWNPFTKKEIRTLYGHSSSVEVVTISPDSKILASGSFDGTIKLWKLATGEEIATLKEHFSPVKSLAFTFDGQTLASGSEDCTVKLWNLQTQQVIRTLRGHSEPVRSVAISPISPNLNEFGGILATSSADDTIKLWNLSTGEEIYTFKGHKYSVNSVAFSSDGETLASGSSDNTIKLWDIKTKREIRTFKNPSKEVTSVAFSPDRKTLISGSADGSINIWDVTFNHSS; translated from the coding sequence ATGCTCTGCTGCCTGAACCCTGATTGCCCGAATCCTCTCAATCCTGATGGGATAAATTATTGCCAGAGTTGCGGCACGCCACTGGTACCACTTCTTCGAGGTCATTATCGCGTTACCAATGTCCTTTCCGATGAGGGCGGATTTGGTAAAACTTATTTAGCGGAAGATGTAGACAAACTTAACGAGCGCTGTGTTGTTAAGCAGTTGGCACCAAAAGTCCAGGGAACGTGGGCTATTAAGAAAGCGATTGAATCGTTTCAACAAGAAGCACAGCGCCTTCAGGAACTAGGTAAACACCAGCAAATTCCTACCTTGCTGGCATACTTTGAGGAGGCGCACTATCTATATTTGGTACAGGAATTTATTGATGGACAAAATTTGCTGAGGGAATTGCAACAAAGGGGAGCTTATGGTGAAATAGCCATTCGCAAACTATTGCTTAATTTGCTGCCTGTTCTTCAGTTTATCCACGAACACGGGGTGATCCATCGAGATATTAAGCCACAAAATATTATGCGGCGATCGCCCTTTTCTCCCACTAACCTACAGAAGAGGAAAAATTTGTCATCCCTCTTAGGGACGATAGAAGGTGAACTCGTACTGATTGATTTTGGTGCTTCAAAACAACTTAGCGAAACTGTAAAGACAAAACCGGGAACGACGATTGGGACTCGAGGTTACAGCCCTCTAGAACAAATGCAAGATGGAGAAGCTCATCCTGCAAGTGATTTATTTAGTTTAGGTGCTACCTGTTTTCACTTAATGACTGGAGTGTCACCTGCTACTTTATGGACCGAAAATGGTTATAGTTGGATGACTTCTTGGCGACAATATCTGAAAAGCCCAATTAGTAACGGTTTGGGTAAGGTTATTGATAAACTTTTGAAGAAAGCGATTAGAGAACGCTATCAATCAGCAAATGAAGTTTTACAAGATTTATCGTCTTATTCATTAGTTACGCCACAATCATCACAAAGCTTCCTACTGCAAAGAGGTCTTTTACTGAGTACTACCATTCTATTTTTAGGGTTTGGAGGAATTTGGTATATGAAAGATTCCTCACTTCTCAATCCTTTAGCAGAAAGTCAGTCTTCCCCACTTAAAACCCTTAACGGTCATTCTAACTTAGTCACCTCTGTCGCTGTCAGTAGCACTTCCAAGAGTGCCATGCTCGCGAGTAGTAGTTTTGACACAACAGTAAAACTATGGAATTTAGTCACGAAAACGGAAATCGCCACATTAGAAGGTAATGCTGGCTCAGTTCATTCCGTTGCTATCAGTCCTGATGGTCAGATTGTCGCAAGTGGCAATGGTAACAACACTATCAAGCTGTGGAACCCATTTACTAAAAAAGAAATTCGTACCCTCTACGGTCATTCCAGTTCTGTCGAAGTTGTCACTATCAGTCCGGATAGTAAAATCCTCGCTAGTGGAAGTTTTGATGGCACTATAAAACTATGGAAACTAGCAACGGGAGAGGAAATTGCAACACTCAAAGAACATTTTAGCCCGGTTAAATCCCTTGCTTTTACTTTCGACGGGCAAACTCTTGCTAGTGGTAGTGAAGATTGTACTGTAAAACTATGGAATCTTCAAACCCAACAAGTTATCAGAACTCTCAGAGGGCATTCCGAACCCGTGCGGTCTGTTGCTATCAGTCCAATTTCTCCCAACCTTAACGAATTCGGTGGAATTCTTGCAACTAGCAGCGCTGATGACACCATTAAGCTATGGAACTTAAGTACTGGTGAAGAAATTTATACTTTTAAAGGGCATAAATATTCAGTCAATTCTGTGGCTTTTTCTTCAGATGGCGAAACCCTTGCTAGCGGTAGTAGCGACAACACCATCAAACTATGGGATATAAAAACAAAAAGAGAGATTCGCACATTTAAGAATCCCTCTAAAGAGGTCACCTCTGTCGCCTTTAGCCCCGATCGCAAAACTCTCATTAGTGGTAGTGCTGATGGCAGTATTAATATTTGGGATGTCACATTTAACCACAGCTCGTAG
- a CDS encoding PPC domain-containing protein, whose translation MSGRNNNRYTNRANFILSCCISSSLLVSAYIMPVEAFRTAQQTKPYTIAKLPDEREQEAVGKLVEQVDTPQIPANPTTPKQTIESPLPPKPLQSITPSASEASSAPKPQAQVETTPSTSTATAPAPKPQAQVETTPSTNTATAPAPKPKPQTANTATAPAPKPKPQTANTATAPAPKPKPQTANTATAPAPRPKPQVETISNTRTATAPAQNTIPQQGGRTPSANTPNIPTPNPQLRVERTAAVGSKQPNRQSTENSPINLSNGIAFKEINFVDFALGILAPGDYQYKGRHYHFYQFDGQENQYIQIRLTGSADNRRTNNLALEPFVLLLDPDNNVLVSRGTTQKNKDAYIFARLPVAGRYTIAVTSRDAKDVGRYSLALRNDTSGYLLDEAAKLDESLTLKKNRNSYDVSKFQGKRDQRVSIRVESVYEEFVPYVVLMNSKGQVVASDLDKDRKYSALIDRAKLPEDGTYYVVVISAVPQENGRYRLTMW comes from the coding sequence ATGTCAGGACGAAATAACAACAGGTATACAAATAGAGCCAACTTCATTCTAAGTTGCTGTATAAGTAGTAGCTTGCTGGTATCCGCATATATTATGCCTGTAGAAGCTTTCAGAACTGCTCAGCAAACCAAACCCTACACAATTGCTAAACTACCAGACGAAAGAGAACAAGAAGCGGTAGGTAAACTCGTTGAGCAAGTAGATACTCCCCAAATACCAGCGAATCCAACCACTCCAAAACAAACCATTGAATCGCCGCTACCACCAAAACCTTTGCAAAGCATAACTCCAAGTGCTAGCGAAGCAAGCTCTGCTCCCAAGCCCCAAGCCCAAGTAGAGACAACCCCAAGTACAAGCACGGCGACTGCGCCTGCTCCCAAGCCCCAAGCTCAAGTAGAGACAACCCCAAGTACAAACACAGCCACAGCACCCGCACCCAAACCCAAGCCACAGACTGCCAACACAGCCACAGCACCCGCGCCCAAACCCAAGCCACAGACTGCCAACACAGCCACAGCACCCGCACCCAAACCCAAGCCACAGACTGCCAACACAGCCACAGCACCCGCACCCAGACCCAAGCCACAAGTAGAGACAATTTCCAATACGAGGACAGCAACTGCGCCCGCACAAAATACTATTCCACAACAAGGAGGGCGTACTCCAAGCGCTAATACACCAAATATTCCCACTCCAAATCCTCAGTTAAGAGTTGAGCGTACTGCTGCGGTCGGTTCAAAACAGCCTAATAGACAAAGCACAGAAAATTCACCAATTAATTTATCCAATGGAATCGCTTTTAAAGAGATTAATTTTGTAGATTTTGCACTCGGTATTCTGGCTCCTGGTGATTATCAATACAAAGGCAGGCATTACCATTTTTATCAGTTTGACGGACAAGAAAACCAATATATTCAAATCAGGTTAACCGGTAGCGCAGATAACCGCCGCACCAATAACTTAGCTCTAGAGCCATTTGTTCTTCTACTCGATCCCGATAATAACGTGCTTGTTAGTAGGGGAACTACACAAAAAAATAAAGATGCATACATATTTGCACGATTGCCTGTAGCGGGTAGGTATACGATTGCTGTCACAAGCCGAGATGCTAAGGATGTAGGGCGCTATAGTTTAGCTCTCAGAAACGACACATCCGGCTATCTTTTAGATGAAGCCGCCAAATTAGATGAAAGTTTAACTTTGAAAAAAAATAGAAACTCTTATGATGTTTCTAAATTTCAAGGAAAAAGAGACCAACGCGTAAGTATACGTGTAGAGAGCGTTTATGAAGAGTTTGTGCCTTACGTGGTCTTAATGAATTCTAAAGGGCAAGTTGTTGCTTCCGATCTAGACAAAGATCGCAAGTACAGTGCTCTCATTGATAGAGCAAAGTTACCTGAGGATGGGACTTATTACGTTGTGGTGATTTCAGCCGTACCACAAGAAAACGGTAGATACAGATTAACAATGTGGTAA
- a CDS encoding serine protease — MGYEQINHRFLAFSIWISALLMLSVQGCYLNIYTPAAFALQQSSKLSSEQLQKLAQAITVGIVSGERGGSGIILQKEGDLYTVLTSQHVVDVGKAHVIYTNDGQSYRAELVKGIDYNHQDLVLLQFRANKQYIVAPIGNSLTLKEGDEVFSAGFPFESNSFVAKQLVFRMGRVSLLLGRPLKGGYRVGYTNEVDKGMSGGPMLDSAGKVIGINGIHAQPLWGDPYVYEDGSQPNDALRDRMRKSSWGVPIETLARLEPPIIPPEVLQAQPLAAREITKPIPPAASLVDNIAKEITVQIAWENSHGSGVIAAKEGNKYYVLTAGHVVRGRNELKVVTHDGKQYSVDTTTVKTWPGTDLALLQFISNNTYQVGVLGNYDLGNEDRVVFVSGTPVSSQSAEPPTRQFNAGLLYGGGIDRVKDARSFAFGYDLVYTNSTAKGMSGSPVLDSLGRVIGIHTAAEGEPTLIKQKTGEEREIQLGYSLGVPIRTFLALVQQDKKQIYFKIQTSLPPRLSAPQLDEIITSAFNIEPPGTVADEFDWLSYGNKLLRLQKYEKAADAFDKAIRTKPNFYQAWYAKGRAQRLQRKYKEALVSFNQATSYNSTYDPAWRELGDTLFALNRYEEARQALEKVVELKPDEFMAYRGLCSVLAELGNYAQAIKACDRAIKINPQPLQYILRGEIHRNMGDTQEAIKDFDTALNLQPDNPFAYRQQGVARSQEGNYQGALADLNKAISLQSDNAYAYVERGVVYAQMGNRLAFVEDFNKALHLEPDSASIYSKRGLARYYLQDFKGAIEDYTTAIGFAPESAYIYYKKLGDVRTAQKDFAAAGENYTEAIRLQPNYTPAYVGRGIVRARVGNQQGMLEDFNQALSQQPDNAWLYSYRGDARFIVKDFQGGMEDYQKAIAMFPQLGYLYYTLRGNARQEQKDYKGAIADYNEALRLKPNFALAYNNRGLARVAWDEKDAISSVPSGLYINPKEPVETNKDYERAINDFTEAIHHKPDFALAYNNRGFARYIQKDYEGALADYNQAIRLHPKNALLYISRAFVRYARKDDKGAIEDFNQAVRLKPELVEAYKNQGFARPLQKN, encoded by the coding sequence ATGGGATACGAGCAAATAAATCATCGTTTTCTGGCTTTCAGCATCTGGATAAGTGCATTGTTGATGCTGTCAGTACAAGGTTGCTACCTAAATATTTATACTCCCGCAGCTTTTGCCTTACAGCAATCTTCTAAATTGTCCTCGGAGCAACTGCAAAAGCTTGCTCAAGCCATCACAGTTGGTATTGTCTCTGGAGAACGAGGTGGTTCTGGCATTATTCTTCAGAAAGAAGGGGATCTGTACACAGTTTTAACCAGTCAGCACGTTGTAGACGTGGGGAAAGCTCATGTTATTTATACCAATGATGGTCAAAGCTACCGAGCTGAGTTGGTGAAAGGGATAGATTACAATCATCAGGATTTAGTTTTATTACAGTTCCGTGCGAACAAACAGTATATAGTAGCTCCTATAGGCAATTCACTGACTTTGAAAGAAGGAGATGAAGTATTCTCCGCCGGTTTTCCTTTTGAAAGCAATTCGTTTGTAGCAAAACAGTTAGTGTTCAGAATGGGACGGGTCTCTCTGCTTTTGGGACGTCCTTTGAAAGGAGGTTACCGAGTTGGGTATACCAACGAAGTTGACAAGGGTATGAGTGGAGGACCGATGCTTGATAGTGCGGGTAAAGTTATTGGTATCAATGGTATCCACGCTCAACCTTTATGGGGCGATCCTTACGTGTATGAAGATGGCTCTCAGCCCAATGATGCTTTACGCGATCGCATGAGAAAATCGAGTTGGGGAGTGCCAATTGAGACACTTGCTAGACTAGAACCACCCATAATTCCACCAGAGGTTTTGCAAGCTCAACCATTAGCTGCGAGAGAAATAACCAAACCCATCCCACCTGCTGCAAGTTTAGTTGACAATATTGCTAAAGAAATTACAGTGCAGATCGCTTGGGAAAACAGTCACGGCTCGGGAGTGATAGCAGCAAAAGAAGGTAATAAATACTACGTTCTTACAGCAGGTCACGTGGTGCGTGGTAGGAACGAATTAAAAGTTGTCACTCACGATGGAAAGCAATACTCTGTGGACACGACCACAGTAAAAACTTGGCCGGGAACAGATCTAGCTTTGTTACAATTTATTAGTAATAACACTTACCAAGTGGGTGTTTTGGGAAACTACGACTTGGGCAATGAGGACAGAGTTGTTTTTGTCTCGGGGACACCCGTATCATCACAGAGTGCAGAACCACCAACCCGTCAGTTTAATGCAGGATTGCTGTACGGAGGGGGAATCGATCGCGTTAAGGATGCTCGTTCTTTTGCTTTTGGGTATGATTTAGTTTATACCAATTCCACTGCCAAAGGCATGAGTGGTAGCCCGGTGTTGGACAGCTTGGGACGAGTTATTGGCATTCATACAGCAGCCGAAGGCGAACCAACTTTAATTAAACAGAAAACAGGTGAAGAACGGGAAATCCAGTTGGGATACAGTTTGGGTGTACCGATCCGCACGTTTCTAGCATTAGTGCAACAAGACAAAAAACAAATTTACTTTAAAATACAAACTTCCCTACCACCGCGATTGAGCGCTCCACAATTAGATGAAATCATTACATCTGCTTTCAATATAGAACCACCAGGAACTGTAGCAGATGAATTTGATTGGCTCAGTTATGGGAACAAACTACTGCGATTGCAAAAATACGAAAAAGCAGCAGACGCTTTTGATAAAGCAATACGTACCAAGCCAAACTTTTATCAAGCCTGGTATGCAAAGGGAAGGGCGCAACGGTTGCAACGGAAATACAAAGAAGCATTGGTATCTTTCAATCAAGCCACCTCATACAATTCCACATACGATCCTGCATGGCGGGAACTCGGAGATACCCTTTTTGCTTTAAATCGATACGAAGAAGCACGTCAAGCTTTAGAAAAAGTGGTTGAACTCAAGCCAGATGAGTTTATGGCTTATCGGGGGCTGTGCAGTGTTTTAGCTGAATTGGGAAATTACGCACAAGCTATTAAAGCGTGCGATCGCGCTATCAAAATTAATCCCCAACCGTTGCAGTACATTCTTCGAGGTGAAATCCATAGAAATATGGGAGATACTCAAGAAGCAATTAAGGATTTCGACACGGCTTTGAACCTTCAGCCCGATAACCCCTTTGCATACAGACAGCAAGGTGTCGCTAGGTCTCAAGAAGGAAATTATCAAGGAGCGCTTGCAGATTTAAATAAAGCGATAAGTCTTCAATCTGATAATGCTTATGCTTATGTAGAGCGAGGCGTTGTCTACGCTCAAATGGGCAATCGATTGGCGTTTGTGGAAGATTTTAACAAAGCTCTGCACCTTGAACCTGACTCTGCTTCTATCTACAGCAAAAGAGGTCTTGCTCGCTATTATCTCCAAGATTTTAAGGGAGCTATTGAAGATTACACGACAGCGATTGGTTTCGCTCCAGAATCAGCTTATATCTATTACAAAAAGCTCGGTGATGTCAGAACGGCACAGAAAGATTTTGCAGCCGCTGGCGAAAATTATACCGAAGCAATACGCCTGCAACCAAACTATACTCCTGCATATGTTGGGCGGGGAATTGTTCGTGCTAGAGTCGGAAACCAGCAGGGAATGTTGGAGGACTTTAACCAAGCTTTGAGCCAGCAGCCTGATAATGCTTGGTTGTACAGCTACCGGGGAGATGCTAGGTTTATTGTGAAAGATTTCCAAGGAGGAATGGAGGACTATCAAAAGGCGATCGCAATGTTCCCCCAGCTTGGGTATCTGTATTACACTTTACGGGGTAATGCCCGACAAGAACAGAAAGACTACAAAGGAGCGATCGCAGATTATAATGAAGCGCTTCGTCTAAAGCCAAACTTTGCCCTAGCTTACAACAACCGGGGACTCGCACGTGTTGCTTGGGATGAAAAGGACGCAATTTCATCGGTTCCATCGGGGTTGTACATTAATCCAAAAGAGCCAGTGGAAACGAACAAAGATTACGAGCGGGCGATTAATGATTTCACAGAAGCAATTCACCACAAGCCTGATTTTGCCCTAGCTTACAATAACCGAGGTTTTGCCCGTTATATTCAGAAAGATTACGAAGGAGCACTCGCTGATTACAACCAGGCAATCCGGCTCCATCCTAAAAATGCTTTACTTTATATCAGCCGTGCTTTTGTGCGTTACGCCCGGAAAGATGATAAGGGAGCAATTGAGGATTTCAACCAAGCGGTCCGTTTGAAGCCAGAATTAGTTGAAGCTTACAAAAACCAAGGTTTTGCTCGTCCTTTGCAAAAAAATTAA
- a CDS encoding COP23 domain-containing protein, whose translation MKAKMFANMLAASAIALSSIATMARPIHAQTTTYFCAPNKDGVPTTYARTITGKKVALISWKRTWSNTYSAKARCELVSARFQNASQDGVLNYLTIGYMNGQQVLCAASRYGDTCSYLLLTLRPEDNPSLVIENLRQMGYTASGPIVQSGVVSPDVYVDVNRILREKTADVE comes from the coding sequence ATGAAAGCTAAAATGTTTGCCAATATGCTAGCTGCTAGTGCTATAGCACTCAGTAGCATTGCAACAATGGCTCGACCTATCCATGCTCAAACGACAACGTATTTTTGTGCGCCTAATAAAGATGGCGTTCCTACCACGTATGCCAGAACGATAACAGGGAAAAAAGTTGCACTTATTAGCTGGAAGAGAACGTGGAGCAACACATATTCCGCTAAAGCTCGTTGTGAGTTAGTTTCCGCTCGGTTTCAAAATGCCTCTCAAGATGGTGTACTGAATTATCTCACAATTGGATATATGAATGGTCAACAAGTTTTGTGTGCTGCTAGCCGATATGGAGATACCTGCAGTTACTTACTACTGACCTTAAGACCAGAGGACAATCCCAGCCTAGTTATTGAAAATCTCAGACAAATGGGGTACACGGCTAGTGGTCCAATCGTGCAATCAGGGGTTGTGTCTCCCGATGTTTACGTTGATGTGAATCGGATCTTACGGGAAAAAACGGCTGATGTTGAGTAA
- a CDS encoding WGxxGxxG family protein codes for MNRKLSQLLGLSALAISLATLPSVLSASAQTTTTPDGTATSTSTDRPVTDGNYQDSDWGLLGLLGLFGLFGRRNRKHNEETVGYTNRDVVGTSSDRTRY; via the coding sequence GTGAACCGCAAACTCTCTCAATTGTTAGGACTGAGTGCTCTTGCTATCAGTTTAGCTACCTTACCTTCAGTTCTGAGTGCTTCTGCTCAAACAACCACAACTCCTGATGGAACTGCTACAAGTACCTCTACAGACCGACCTGTCACTGATGGAAATTACCAAGATAGCGATTGGGGTTTACTGGGCTTGCTTGGTTTGTTTGGTCTTTTCGGTCGCCGCAACCGCAAACATAATGAAGAGACTGTAGGTTACACAAATCGTGATGTTGTTGGTACTTCTAGCGATCGCACTAGATACTAA
- a CDS encoding tetratricopeptide repeat protein — translation MVISPIQNLNQELYHSYLKLIKTLLHCSNGEKTEILKLNQHLIDAHLVNVVLDLIQTTQQSASILCVELATEGSARLMKLVRELIGIYAETPLQSVSTEFAMGNVYLETKQFCKAKQSYEQALEIFRKQGDRTGEANTLALIGDTLYHQDNFTAALKFYTPARTIMLETRAKHSEAILLQQMISSCYFTSQYAEAIKLSERRLVIARELCLRSMEAHTLYALATYYEAIGCMSEAGDCYWKCWEIAQEIGASKLEIQSLKGLGDFYLNENLIEEAMDIYAECLDMASQMGYLQVEANCLQSLSKAYLCLGDEETAREYNQQSLKTKQTLDISLVEQML, via the coding sequence ATGGTAATATCTCCCATCCAAAACCTAAACCAAGAACTTTACCACAGCTATCTCAAGCTGATTAAGACACTGCTACACTGTTCTAATGGGGAAAAAACAGAGATTCTAAAACTCAACCAACATTTGATAGATGCCCATCTTGTTAACGTTGTACTTGATTTGATACAGACGACACAACAAAGCGCATCTATTCTGTGTGTAGAACTGGCGACAGAAGGCTCGGCGCGACTTATGAAACTGGTTCGTGAGTTAATAGGTATATATGCTGAAACTCCCTTACAAAGTGTATCAACAGAATTTGCTATGGGAAATGTTTACTTGGAAACAAAGCAGTTTTGCAAGGCGAAACAGTCCTACGAGCAAGCTTTAGAAATTTTTAGGAAGCAAGGCGATCGCACAGGAGAAGCGAATACACTCGCACTGATAGGAGACACTTTATATCACCAAGATAATTTTACGGCAGCACTCAAGTTTTACACACCTGCTCGTACAATTATGTTAGAAACAAGAGCAAAACATAGCGAAGCAATACTGCTTCAACAAATGATATCTTCTTGTTATTTTACAAGTCAATATGCTGAAGCTATAAAATTATCGGAGCGACGTTTGGTTATTGCCCGAGAACTTTGTTTGCGTTCTATGGAGGCGCATACTTTATACGCTTTAGCAACTTATTATGAAGCTATAGGCTGCATGTCAGAAGCAGGGGATTGCTACTGGAAATGTTGGGAAATTGCTCAAGAAATAGGTGCTAGCAAATTAGAAATCCAAAGTTTGAAAGGTTTGGGAGACTTTTATCTGAATGAGAATTTGATAGAGGAAGCAATGGATATTTATGCAGAATGCTTGGATATGGCATCTCAAATGGGTTATCTCCAAGTAGAAGCAAATTGTTTGCAATCTTTATCAAAAGCTTACCTTTGTTTGGGAGATGAAGAAACGGCAAGAGAGTACAATCAACAGAGTTTAAAAACCAAACAAACCTTGGATATTTCCTTGGTGGAGCAAATGCTTTAA